Within the Sebaldella sp. S0638 genome, the region GCAAATAAGATAAGGTGCTAGAGTTTTGTCTAACTAGGATCCCGTAGACAATTATATTTACGTTGTCAAAACTCTTGTGCCTCTACCTTATTTTCACTTGCAAAATGCAGAGAAAACAAGGTGCTAAAGTTCTCTCAAACGTAAATTTTAACAACTTTATTTATACCATTAACCCAATCTATAAAATCATCTATTAAACACCCATCCTGTGGATTACATAATCAAGCATCCAACATCACTTTTTTTCTTCTTCCAGAATATACTCTCTGTTTCCTTTTATTATAGACGTTTTTGGCAAAGATTTCAAAAATTTTTCACCATAAGCCTTTTTTATAACCCTGTTATCCAGTATTGTTATGATTCCTGTATCAGTCTTACTTCTGATCAGCCTTCCCACTCCCTGCTTAAATTTTATCACAGCCTGCGGAATCTGATAATTCATAAACGGATTCTGGTTATTTTTTCTCATATATTCTATTATAGCCTCTGTCACAGGATCTTCCGGAGACTTAAACGGCAGTTTTACTATTACTACAGATTTCAGGCTGTCCCCCTGAACATCTATCCCTTCCCAAAAACTATCCGTCCCGAACAATATCGCCTTATCTTTTATTTTAAACATTTCTATCATTTCATGTCTTGGAAGTTCACCCTGCTTCAAAAGTGTATATCCCTTTTTCTCCAGCTCTCCCCTGATTTTGTTATATATAAAATTCAGTGAAGAATAAGATGTAAACAGTAAAAAGCATCTTCCCTTGGTATTTATCACAAGTTTTTTTATAAAGTCATAAATATCAGAGAAAAATTCAAGTGAATTAGGATCTTTAGTATCATCAGGTATGTAGACCCTCATTTGTTTTTCATAATCAAAAGGGGAATCAATTATCTCTTCTATTATTCCTTTTTTTTCAAGACCTATATTTTTTTTATAATAATCAAATTTTTGTTCCACGGCAAGTGTTGCCGACGTAAAAAGTATTCTGTCCATTTTAGCAAATAAATTATGTTCCAGATCATCTGCCACTTCAAACGGCGTCGCATAAATTCTTATGCTTCCCTTTCTGAGATTTATGTTAGCCCAGTAAACGTGATCTTCCTGATCTGAATCAAGTATATACAGAAGGTCTTTCATGAATACCTTTACTCTTTCTATATATTTCTTAAAATCAAATATTATTCCGTTTTCATCCTCAAGTCTGAATTTGTCAATTTCATTTGTGAACTTAGTAATACCTCTGATCATTACACTGTAAAGATGTACTGATTCTTTTCTGAGCCTCATTATCTCTTTCCAGAGAACGCTTTTTTTTATATTATCCTTATCAAATCTCTTTTTTACTTCCATCTGCTCGCTGTCTTTAGAAAAACCAAGCAGAAACCTGTCAAATATTTCTATTATTTTATCATAATATTTATTTAAATTCTCAATTATTTCTTCTTCTTTTAGTTTATCAATAATTTCATAATCCTCGGGATCAAGATTATCCTTCAGATAAATCAATGTTCTTACAAAAATTCCGCTTTTATTATAATTTCTGACTCTTTTGTTATAGATATTCCCCATTAATTTACCAAATGAATACTTCGATACCTCGCTGGTAAAATAACTTCTTGCTGTATCTTCTATATTATGCGCTTCATCAAAAATCAAAATATCATAATTAGGCAGTATCGAGTAATCTGTATTAAAACCTATCTCACTTCGTATAGATAAATCTGCGAAAAACATATGATGATTTACTACAAGAAGATCTGATTTCCCTATTTCTTTTCTCGCATTAAAAAAATAGCAGCTTGAAAAATACGGACATTTCACATTAGTACACAAATCCAGTTCACAGTTTACTTTCTCCCATATTTCAAAACTCAGTTCATATCTTAGTTCGTTTCTGTCACCGTATTTTGTAGTTTCATTCCATTTCTGGAGATTCAGCAGGATGTCTTTCTCCTCGCTGTCGTCGCTTTCCTCCATAATAGCATTCTGCAGTTTTCTCTTACAGAGATAATTTCCTCTTCCTTTTACAAGGGTATATTTAAAGTCCTGCCCCAGCAATTCCTTTACCAGAGGTATATCTTTATTAATAAGCTGTTCCTGAAGATTTATTGTATTGGTAGATATTACAGCTTTCAGATTATTCTCCAGAGCATATTCCAGTGTAGGAATGAGATAAGCCAGTGTTTTGCCTGTTCCTGTCCCAGCCTCTATCAGTGCTTTTTTATTTTCATTAAGAGATTTTTCAATGTTTTTAGACATTTTATACTGTTCGTCTCTTATCTCAAAATCAGGGTATTTGTTTCTAATTACCCCGGCATCTCCAAAATATTTATCTATATCTATCTTTATATGTTTTTTCAAAGAAACAAGTACATATATATCATTAACTTCATTATTTACAATGTAGGAACCGCCGCCCAGCTCTC harbors:
- a CDS encoding helicase C-terminal domain-containing protein, translated to MKILEFLDKKAVTKLKKEIKAASGNEVFFRGIPNEEGIVTDVEVIARGNEYSVAAVLNRMKKNEIIIHNHPSGLLVPSDNDVQISSVYGELGGGSYIVNNEVNDIYVLVSLKKHIKIDIDKYFGDAGVIRNKYPDFEIRDEQYKMSKNIEKSLNENKKALIEAGTGTGKTLAYLIPTLEYALENNLKAVISTNTINLQEQLINKDIPLVKELLGQDFKYTLVKGRGNYLCKRKLQNAIMEESDDSEEKDILLNLQKWNETTKYGDRNELRYELSFEIWEKVNCELDLCTNVKCPYFSSCYFFNARKEIGKSDLLVVNHHMFFADLSIRSEIGFNTDYSILPNYDILIFDEAHNIEDTARSYFTSEVSKYSFGKLMGNIYNKRVRNYNKSGIFVRTLIYLKDNLDPEDYEIIDKLKEEEIIENLNKYYDKIIEIFDRFLLGFSKDSEQMEVKKRFDKDNIKKSVLWKEIMRLRKESVHLYSVMIRGITKFTNEIDKFRLEDENGIIFDFKKYIERVKVFMKDLLYILDSDQEDHVYWANINLRKGSIRIYATPFEVADDLEHNLFAKMDRILFTSATLAVEQKFDYYKKNIGLEKKGIIEEIIDSPFDYEKQMRVYIPDDTKDPNSLEFFSDIYDFIKKLVINTKGRCFLLFTSYSSLNFIYNKIRGELEKKGYTLLKQGELPRHEMIEMFKIKDKAILFGTDSFWEGIDVQGDSLKSVVIVKLPFKSPEDPVTEAIIEYMRKNNQNPFMNYQIPQAVIKFKQGVGRLIRSKTDTGIITILDNRVIKKAYGEKFLKSLPKTSIIKGNREYILEEEKK